The following is a genomic window from Myxococcales bacterium.
GAAAGACCTACGGCTTTAAAAATGCTCAGGTGACAGTTCTCGCTCCGACAGGGACCATCGGTTTTATGATGGATTGTGATACTACCGGCATTGAGCCAGATATTGCCTTGGTAAAATACAAAAAGCTTGTTGGTGGTGGACTTATCAAAATTGTTAATAACACAGCCTCACGAGCCCTGGATCAACTCGGATATACTCAAGCCCAAAAAGCCCATATACTTGCCTATATCGAAAAAAATGACACTATCGAAAATGCACCCGATTTAAAAGCTGAACACTTAGCTGTTTTTGACTGCGCTTTTAAACCGCAAAATGGCATCAGAAGTATTCAGCCAATGGCGCACGTCAAGATGATGGCGGCAGTACAGCCTTTTTTGAGTGGCGCCATCTCCAAGACGGTAAATATGCCGCAAGAATCGACGGTGGAGGACGTTGAGCACATCCATTTTGAAGCTTGGAAACGAGGATTAAAAGCACTGGCAATCTATCGTGACGGCTGTAAGAGAAGTCAGCCTCTTTCGGTAAGTATCGAAAAAAATAAAGATAATGTGAGTGGTCCAGCTTTACCCGTGGCAAATTTTAAACCTTTGACGCTCGAAGACCTGATTGCAGCCGCCAAAGGAATGAATGCCAACGATGAGCTAGGACAAAAGCTCGGTATGGTAAAACGCAGACGTTTACCAGTTGAACGCTCAGCACTTACCCATAAATTTTCCATCGGAGGACATGAAGGCTACCTAACGGTAGGATTATTTGAAGATGGCAGTCCTGGAGAATTATTTTGCACTATGGCGAAAGAGGGGAGCACCATCAGTGGCTTAATGGATGTTTTTGCCACAGCAATAAGTTTAGCCCTGCAATATGGTGTGCCAGTCAAAGTGTTGGTTGAGAAATTTTCGCACACACGTTTTGAGCCCAGCGGTTTTACCAAGAATTCAGAGATCCCCATGGCGAGCAGTGTGTGCGACTATATCTTTAGATGGATGGGTTTGAAATTTCTTAAAAGCAGTGAACGTCCCGAATGGCTACAGGCAGCGCAAGCAGAATTGTTTTCTGATGAATCGGAAAAATCTCAGGAAAAAAATCCATCACCCTACATGATGCAGCCAGACGCGCCGCCATGCCAATATTGCGGAAGTATTATGGCGCGAAATGGCTCGTGCTACCGATGTGCCAACTGTGGATCGACTTCAGGTTGCAGTTGATCTATCAATAATAATCTTGATTGCCAAAAAATCCCCGCAAGCATCGCGGGGGTTTTAGCAATTATCTGTCTAACCTGAGTTTCGTTCTCATGATTGATCACATCTTTTTGTTGACAAGATAGATTCGGCGATTTGGTAACCTTTATACATAGCATAAAGTTCTCTAAGCCCTCGCCATAAGACTAGCCATCCAGGAGGACCGTTATATTTAATGTGTCCTCCCAACCTTGCTATTTGCCTTAAAACTTCATCGACAGTAAGCAATGATTCCGCGGTATAATTTTGCAGCATAGCTAATAATGGAGGCGGTATATAAAGTTCTGGTGAGCTATTTGCTTCATTTGCTTTATTGCGTAGCCGCAGGAGAAACCAGGCTATTGGTATAAAGACTCCCAAACAATTTTTCAGGCTGTGAAAGCTTTCTAACTGTCTTTTTTCATATGAGCATCCAGTTTTAAGGACTTTAAAGTATTCTTCTATGACCCAACGTGAGCAATAGCATTCGATAATCTTTTCGATATCTTGGCGCGAAGCGATTGGTTCTTGAGTGAGTAAAATCCATTCAATAGGCTTTTCATCTTTAGGCGGATTTCGCTCTAGAATAAGAACAGCATTTATATCTAAAGATAATGCATATTTTTTATCTACACAGTTTGATCTTTTTAATGTAATTTGTTTTGCTTTAATATCTACTATCGTATTGCGGGCATCTCTTTTAACAAGCCTTTTATTATTAGCCCCGCCGGATTTTTTATTTCTTCTAGAAAGATGTATTTCTTTAGAAAACAATCTGCTTTCTTCTGCAAATTCCTCGCGTAAATGCTTGCCGTTTACAAGGGCGCGGTCATAGCAGCCCCTAACAATAAATCGATGTTCTTTGTTCGATAAATCAGCAAGCAAAGCATAACTATCTGTTTCACTATCGCATACGTGGATTGCATTTTTAGCGCTTTCGCTGAGTTTAGAAATGCTATCGATTGCGTCATTCCATCTTTGTTTTTCCGATGGCAGGCGACGAGACTGAGTCTGTGTAAGAATCCCTTTTTTTCTGAGTGCATAAGGACTGATTTTTTCACCGCGCTTAAAACAATGCAACCCCAATGTACCTAATGGTTCTCTATCTGACGCAGAAATAGCTAAACTGAAATGACCAAAGAAGCTTGCACTTTTACCTAGTGAGGTTGTTCCAAGGTCTCGTCTCTTTCCTGAAAATACAAACTCACTCGAATCATGCGCAATAATAATATCATTATTCTTATTGCACATACGCTTTAAAGTAGCTTGTTTGTGCGGTTCTAAAATGTCTTTTATTTCTATGTAAGGATTTTCCACAAACCGATAGAACCCCTCTAATTCTGCCGAACTCCCAAATGCCTCAGGAAAAGATTTCTCTGGACTTTCAATAACCGAGCTAACAATTGATAAAAGGCGCTTAGTTAAGCGCTTATCACCAAGATTTGATTCTATAAATTCTGTTCTTATATGATTCATTGAAAAACTTGATCACATCAAATTAAACTTGAAAATGCTTAAACGACTTTGTCAACAAAAAGATGTGATCAATCATGAGAACGAAACTCAGGTTAACTATGCTTCGAAGGCTATACACACGAGGTCTGCCTCGTTTTGCATAGGCAGGGAAAATCAGTTCTATTACTTTCCAGGCAACATCAGACAAACAGGTTTCATACAAGCACGACATGATATTTCCTTTCAAAAAGATTTTTACGTCATACTTTTGTCACAGCGATATTGAACCAGAATTGCCAAATTGATTTTTTTACAGCTTCTTAAAGAGAGCTTTTTTCAAAAAGTTTTTTTTACGATAGAAAAAAATCAAGTGTTTTGTTACACAGCTGTTCCTTAGATTTTTTAGGACCATTTCCGAGTTTTGTGTTACATCGTTTTAAATTAAAATTACTTCATCGTGAAAAATATTTAACAACCTTTGTAATGAGTTGGCGGTAAAAAAATGGCCACCATCAAGTAGATGATAGGTAAATTCTCCATATGTCATCTCTGACCATAAATCTATGGTATTGGAATCAAGAAATGGATCGGAATTACCAAAAAAACCCGTCATTGGTATGTTGCATGGTGATACCGGAAAGCTTTGCCATGATTTATAAACGTGATAGTCAAATCTAATGCGATCGATTATGTCTTTTATTACTATATCGATGTGCTGATCAAAGATATTATTTTTGGTTAGGTTAAATTCATGAGCCATCCAGTTATCATCAGCAGACAGAAAATGAGAAATATCATGCACAATAAACTGTATAGGCGCTAAGGCGCTGGCAATAAAAATTTTCTTTACAGTTTCAGCAAGTCCTAAATTTTCGAGCTTACAACCTGTTTGAAAAGCAATTTGTGCTCCTAAGGACATACCGAAAAGACTGCCCGGTAGAGAGTGCTCGCTGTATGTTTTTTCAATAAAAGTTATTATTTCATTTAACCATTGATCGGCGCAGATTAAATTAGAGTTTGCTAAAGTCTGTGGCTGTCGGTTAGGAAATTCTGCTACCCACACCTCCACATCGTGAAGTCTTCGCCAAAAAAAATAATCAAGACGAGAACCACCTACATGATGAAAGCACAAAACCCAGCCCTTAGAGCAGGAAGGTTGGTGAATCTTATGAAAAGTTAGGTTATTCATCAATCGCGTGAATTTTTTAATGAAGTCATTTTATCAATTGTTAAAGCCACTTCTAAAAGTGAAGAATCTATAAGATCACTGATATTTAGTTTATGGCCAAAATGAATTTCTATGTCTCTCGCTATTTGAGTCGCCATGATAGAGTCTCCGCCCAAATCGTCGTATAGTCTGGCTTCTACCTCCATTTGACGATATCCAAGATGCTTACTCCATATTTTTGCCACCAAGATTAAATTTTCTGATGCTTGTGAGTGTTTATTACCTACAAGTTCGACCTCAATTTCTTCTAAGGATATTTTCGGAGTAGGAGCCTGTTGTTTTGGATCCAGCATGGAGATAATATCTTCTCCTAATTCATAGCCGTAGGA
Proteins encoded in this region:
- a CDS encoding IS4 family transposase, producing MNHIRTEFIESNLGDKRLTKRLLSIVSSVIESPEKSFPEAFGSSAELEGFYRFVENPYIEIKDILEPHKQATLKRMCNKNNDIIIAHDSSEFVFSGKRRDLGTTSLGKSASFFGHFSLAISASDREPLGTLGLHCFKRGEKISPYALRKKGILTQTQSRRLPSEKQRWNDAIDSISKLSESAKNAIHVCDSETDSYALLADLSNKEHRFIVRGCYDRALVNGKHLREEFAEESRLFSKEIHLSRRNKKSGGANNKRLVKRDARNTIVDIKAKQITLKRSNCVDKKYALSLDINAVLILERNPPKDEKPIEWILLTQEPIASRQDIEKIIECYCSRWVIEEYFKVLKTGCSYEKRQLESFHSLKNCLGVFIPIAWFLLRLRNKANEANSSPELYIPPPLLAMLQNYTAESLLTVDEVLRQIARLGGHIKYNGPPGWLVLWRGLRELYAMYKGYQIAESILSTKRCDQS